The Pseudorasbora parva isolate DD20220531a chromosome 19, ASM2467924v1, whole genome shotgun sequence genomic sequence TGACAAATCGTTCTCCGGTtctttggggggggggggggagcctTTTATCAATTTTACACAGGCTTGTCCTTTTCCCAAAGCGCCTCAGACAGTACATGCCTCTGGTTGGAGGGTATAGTCGGTAGGATGTGGGCATGTTGAAGAGCACGCACAGTGATCTGGCAGTGTCATATGGTATAGCCCCATTCCAAAATTAACTATAGCCCTGCTCTTCCTGGTGGTTTTCTGTGACATACTGAGCTGCCATCAGTCAGCTGATGTGTGGGCCATGTGACTATACATGAACACTGTACATGTCTTATGCTCTGCTACTGGGAATCACATTACATACTACACCATTTGATACATTACCAGCAGTTTCCACTGAATTACAGAACACAGACAGAAAACAGTACTTGGAAATGTATTTTAGTTTGATCGCTGGATCACTCTTAGTATGTGACAGTATGAAATACTGACTGAATAACAAAATTGGGGATCAGAGCTGTTGTGATGGCCACGGTAATCACAGATCTTCCAGTCCTGTCTAATCTACTCTGAAAACGGAGATCCTAATATGCTTTTCATCAATCACAGTATTCTTGCCTTCTCACATAACTCTGTAATGACGCATGGTCGCTTGCTTTGGATAAATGATTATTACATTCTATCAGTTGCTTAATACACTGTCATACTGCATCTgtcaaattctgtcatcattttcttACCCTTATAATAATTCAAATCAGTCTGATTTATAATCttccatggaacacaaaagaagatgtttagcagaaagcttaacttttataatAGTGGTCTATTTGAATGTGAACTAAAGTAAAATGATACCTAAGCAACATTCCTATTTAGCAATTTCTCCATTCACATACggtatattaaagggatagttcacccaaaaatgacttGACGGTGAGTAAATGAGAAATAAAACTATAGCTTCATAATGTCTCACTAGGTTTTAAATCATACTAAATATCATTGTTTCTTATATATCCAacagtgttgttgttgtttttaggtTAATAcatgtgaaataaataaaataatatacattttagatgaaaaacttaaaaatttgaaattaagtacttaaaataaaactgaaatatatatttaaagctaaatagaaatatttaaaaatgatttaaaaaacatgctaaatgacaaaaccacaaaacaaaacttaaatgaaaactgaaaatgtaTACAAGTGAAAATGAAATATAAGAGCCATTTGAAgagatatattatatatatttaaataatcaaaaaaaaaacatttaaaaaataaaagctaattaaaaaaaattgaataaattgtataagtgtataaataatactaaaataacattgTTATCCAATGGTTGcaagttaatttatttttcaataGTGTACTTACCACAAGCGTACTTAATAGTGTGCAACTACATGGGTTAAGTTAAGGGCACGTTCAGGGTCAGTACTTAGTGTCATTACCACAATTAGTACATAGTATGTTCATGCGAAACAGGACTGTACAATAAAGTGCTACCACTATCCGATAGAGTTATTAGTGAAAACAAACTATTTTTCAGAAGACGTCTATCTTGCACAAGTCATAAAGATCACTTTTATGAAAAACATGCACATTTTTAGCCAACAGAAGAACCAGCTACCCTCATGTGCTCAAAACTGTCTTGTGTTTGTGATGAATGTCTCATAGCACTTTCACCATCCCTATTTAGCCCAAACCAGAGAATGCAGTCACCATTGCAGTGTCATCGCGGGTTCTGTTCCGCACAGAGAAAGAGCAGAAGGTGTTTGAGGAGCAAGGAATAGAGGAGTACCTCAGGTATCAGATGGAGCACGAGAATGAGCCCTTTGCTCCTGGTCCAGCATTCCCGTTTGTTAAGGTAATACACAAGGATATTTGATGACTGTTTCCTAAAAAATATAACGCATTATTAAGTTataattttcaacaaaaagGACATTGCCATAGCAATATTGATAGATTGTACTCCTCATTATTTAATACATAgcttatttgtcatttttttcacaGGCACTGGAGACTGTAAACACCCAGTTGCGGGAGCTTTACCCAGAAAGTGAGGAGCTTTTTGACCTTGTGCTGGTAACTTACAACCATGCCCATGTAGGCGTCCGACTCATCAACACCATCAACCACCACAGTAAGTGTATTCCTTCCCATAAGCAGGATTCACACTGTCTAATAAACATGTACACTGCCGCTCAAAAGTCTTTGATCATTAAGATTTTGAATGTCTTtagaagaagtctcttatgctcatcaaggctgcatttatttgattaaaaatacaacaaaaaacagtaatattgtgaaatattattaaaatgtaaaatttaagattctttgatgaacaaaaaaattcaaaagaacagtactTATctggaatatatattttttgcaatattgtactaccgttcaaaaggtttgggtcagtaagatttttgttttgttttggaaaagatttattcagcaaggaagtattaaattgatcaaaagtgacagtaaaagcatttataatgttacaaaagattatatttaaaggtgcactatgcaacttttcgtccacgAGAGGcccctattcaaaacaaaggcgtagtttgatgacggcaagtttgagcgcagtatcttgggacgtggtcttcacctcacagccggtggaaaataggactcgggcagaaatcatgttcatggatgcagttattaacgttactgtagtgtgaagcagagtaggaccgagtgttgtggagctgagcacggccactggagcgatgttacacaaacacctgctttgcgagcaccgggacttttattatgacgggacgggacacagtcgccggggcgcccgcacttccgcttttccggtcatgattataaggtaaagcagctctgtttatcatattagatacatttaagtgtgtttaaaattatgttatgacgttactctgtgcgttcgctcgacgctgctgtgacttgttcacactgataagagaaaagcgcttctgccaaataaaaccgagggtaacgcagatatgacgcgattgacagtcgaatccctcaaacgctatgctgacacgttttttttatccatttttttatccattttccgggtcattggttaaaatagcaattttctcacaatttacaaatagttggaaacattgggatgttgtaagtactcaactgaacaaaatatataacactggcctatttttggatattttacagcaaaaatactacatagtgcacctttaatataaatgctgttgttttgaactttctaacattgataataattcaTGGTTCTTGAGCaacaatgatttctaaaggatcatgtgacacttaagacTGGAGTAGTTATGATGaatttcagctttgcatcacagaaataaaattttaaaatatattcaaatagaaaacagttattttacattttaaatactaatactaataataatttagtacttttaatacaaataaatgccGCTTTGGTCAGCATATTACTGGtcaaaaacttttgaacagcagtgttctcactcagtatttttgttttgttgttcagTACAAATATCGAAACATTATTAAATCAAGAAGCAAAACAACGTAAAATATTAGGTCttattttctgaagaaaatggataacaaaatataaaaaaacctATACCAATGGGGTCAGAAAAAAGACAACTTAATTAAAAGGGCCAAGCTTTTTCAACACCACTggcagattaaaaaaataataaattggcAGATGTGTTTTAACTGTGTAAACATCTTTGGATAATCAACTATATATGACAGTTATtaacatttgcaaaaattaaaatcaagtaaaacaaaacaaattgcaGAGCGATTTTTACAATACGCATAATTTCAAAACAGCTTTACAGAAAGATGTAGTTATGTCAACTTAGTGCTTTACCATATAAGTAAGTATGATATAAAATAATGATACAAGATCTTTTTAGATCTAGCTTGTATTTATAGTGTTGTCTAGACACATCTGAGCATTCAACTGATTAAGAGATTTAAAAATCGGTTGGTTTTGTTTAAAGAAAGAGTAAGCAGTTCTCAGAAAGAATTCATGAAAATAAGATATGATCTCACATGTGAACACCTGAAAAGTCTGATGGTTAGGCACATGccggcagaattttttttttttttcatttaaaaataaataaataaataaaacttaaaaaattagAAAATGACATGCTTTGGTAGTATAAGGcagtaaaactaaaaaaaaaaaaaaaaaaaaacacaaaacagtaAAGGATATACTTCTACTATAAATCAATCAGCTAAAAAATATGGAATGGAAAGTAATTACATGATTCTGAggataaaaaaaactttgaatGCAAATGTTTTCTTAGAAGATAAATCTCCAGCTGGCCAATAATATCTTCCCACAGAGACGCATGTGACACCTCTAACCTCTGTAGCACAAACCAGCCACTTCCTGCTCGGTTCCCTGCAGCGCCTCAGCTGGACTGGGTTTGATCGTTCTGGTGGCTAACtcaagaaaaaacaaacatctCTCCATCTTTTGGCCTTTCTTCggacaaaacaacaaaaatgcgGATATGGACTGATGTTTCAAGAGCCATTTGAAGTCAGAACTTTGTGttctgaaccacacacacaaaaaaaaaagttagatgTTTGTTATAGAAGATAAATGAGTATAATCTAAAACCCATGATTGTGAGGAAGAAAGCTAAAATTAAGAATACAACAAATAAGATTGGGCTTGTATTTTTCTTTGATCAAAATCAAtattaacattttcaaaaagaaGCACTTtggcaggggtgtccaatcttTTTCAGCTGATTTTGGCTGCATCTGAAAACACATACAAAGAAGAGACTTTCAAAATATTCAGTGTTGAGGGTCCTCCAGCCCCAGGGTTGAGAAACACTCTTTAATCAGTGGGCATTTTCAAACTACAGTATGTGTTCTTCAACCACTTTAAGCAAAGGCCAAAATCTAAACCAAGCCCCCAGTAAATTACAAATCAGGGAAAGCTGTTGAAAATGGGGTTTGTAATCACCCTACTGATTGGGTAACAGCCACTAGCATTCCTCAGAGATATAAGGTGTGCTTGACTTGAAGTGGCACTACACAAACTTATGTAAGACATTAAAGTACTGCAAGAGAGTTttgaactctctctctctctccgtacTTTGATTGCATACATTGATTGGTCTGCACAGAAAGTATACTTTAATGAACTTGtggtcaacaacaacaaatcaaTGTTAGTTCAATATCATTGTCCTCACCCATGCTTTCATCAATTTCAATGCTGATCCaactttaaacattaaaaatgtgaatCTCAACCAAAATTATGGTTTGGATCAAACCTCAAAATTATATCAATGTCATCTTGCTATCCAGGATAGCACTGAAATTTGAAAACTGTGTTTCTTAAAACCTGAGCCTTTTTATCTGAATTAGGTTCATTACACTATCTCTGGCCTGCATATATCTTGTAATTTAACAGCTCTCAGGAGCACTCGATTTTGATTGGTCATTTTTTATAAGGAGGCTAAACAGTATATTTGGCTAAAGTTTCCTATTTGGTGTTAATTTCATGTCTTCCAATGGACTCAGCAGTTTCTTTTTACATGataaataacttaaaataacaTAAGTAGCCATATAATAAGTCGGCACAAGATAATGTGCCGTTATCGTATCATTATTGTAAAATAACTCCCTTCAGGATGATAGAAGATCCCACCAGTGTGCAGGATCCTGATCAGGGTTCATTTTACGATAATGATCAGATGACTGCACCTTATCCCTTTAACTCCTGGGCAAACTTGGCTTGACATGTCATGTAAATCAAACCTGCTGCTAATGTCTTACTGAGCTGGCAATCATGCACTAATGTGTCAAAGGCTAAAAGGGGCACATTACCCCAACATTTCCCACCAGTCTAAGCTTTCTATCTGTTAAACAGTTCATTACGTGTCTCAATGGTGAAATCTTTTCATTGAAATCAGTGATTGATTAAATAATTTGAGGAAAACCTTACTTACAGACAAATAAGCTAAtagataaatgtattttaatgtataCTCATGTGAGATTAAGACTCTTTATTTCACATGGAAATGTCCACCTCATGGGGACGGCCATTTTGACATTACATGACCAACTGAAAAATACTCACTTTGGCTGCGTCTGAAATCGCATACTCTCGAGTAGGttcttgttttttaaaaagtaattatttcacgactgtaaaaaaaagtatgttttataGGATGATtgtgtgtatgaatgagtgtagTATGAATCGATACTACATTTGCCATGCTGTCATTATCACCTACCAGCGTCAGTTGCCTCGTgtcactgccattcacaaatcctctgtggcctcatgggatagtaaaatATCCATcacatgcacacttcagaatcttgcTGGAactttttgcctactcttttatgagtattttGAATTCGGATCTAGACTGGATTTCAGCAAATAAATTACTCATGGCTGACTGCTAATAGGGCGTTTCTACAATGGCATTGTTaactgaaagtttttttttctttgcttgACACTGCATTCACACCACTAGGGGTCACTATAAATCATAGACTACCAAATCAAccacattttactatatattgaTCAATATACAGTTGCATATCCATACCTatactattttaaataaaactgtacctgtacaaaaatatatatttttaaagcatttagGTTCTCTGTATGATAATAACTGATAACATGTGTAACAAtaacttgaatgcaatgtactgtaagttgctttggacaaaagcatctgccaaatgcataaatatcaATGTAATAATAACTACCCCTCATGAAAATGTTAATTGCTGATTAATATTCTTCTCTTGTCCCCAGATCTATTCATTGAGCGGTTTGTCATGACAGGAGGTAGCAGCCCCATTGGGTACCTGAAAGCGTGGCATACAAATTTGTACCTGTCTGCAGATGCTGAAAAGGTTCAGGAAGCTCTTGCTGAAGGTTAGTAAATATGAGAACACATGCAGCAAGTACTTCATCTTGTCATTTACATTCAGTAAATCAAGAGAAATGTGTCATTAATGTGCAACAAGCAGAACACGTTTCACCTTTACAGATACTTACAAGAGACCATTGATATTATgctaatttaatatttataggAATGACAAAATATAGTTGCTTGGATAGTTGGATTTTCAAATGATGTGTAAAAGTTAGAAGGCCCAAGGGATGCAGAATTTATGTACATATACACCGATAAGGTATAATATTATGATCACTTActtgttggtcccccttttgctgccaaaacagccctgacctgtcgagcCATGGGCTCCACTAGAGCCCTGAAGGTGTGGTGTgctatctggcaccaagatgttagcagcagatcctctTTATATCCTGTAAGTTGCGTGGTGGGGTGTCCAtgaatcggacttgtttgttcagcacatcccacagatgctcgattggattgaaaTCTGGGGAGTtttgaggccaagtcaacacctcaaacttgttgttgtgGTCTTCAAATCCTTCCTgaaacatttttgctttgtggtagggcacattatcctgctgaaagaggccacagaaACCAGGCAATACCATTTcgatgaaagggtgtacatggtctgcaacaatgcttaggtaggtggtacgtgtcgaagtaacatccacatggatggcaggacaaaaggtttcccagcagaacattgcccaaagcatcacactgcctcctccagcttgccttcttcccatagtgcatcctggtgccatgtgttccccaggtaagcaatgcacacgcacccggccatccatgtgatgtaaaagaaaatgtgattcatcagaccaggccatcttcttttattgctccgtggtccagttctgatgctcacgtgcccactgttggcgctttcggtaatggacaggggtcagcatgggcaccctgactggtctacgTCTATGCAGCCCCGTACGCAaaaaactgcgatgcactgtgtattctgacacctttctatcaaaacCAGTATTCACTTCTTGAGCAATGTGAGCTACAGTAGTTTATCTGTTTGCCCGAActacacaggccagccttcactcaccgcgtgcatcaatgagcctagGCCGCCCATGACTCTATTgtcagttcaccactgttccttccttgtaccacttttgatagatagtGACCCCTGCAGACCGttaacaccccacaagagctgcagttttggagatgctctgaccaagtcatctagccatcacaatttggcccttgtcaaactcactcaaatccttatgtttgcccatttttcctgcttctaacacatcaactgtgaggacaaaatgttcacttgcagcTTAATATATCCCATCCACTAAAAGGTGctttgatgaagagataatcagtgttattcacttgacttgtcagtggtcataatgttatgcattaTCGGTGTATAGTCTCACTGACACAGCATAGCAAAGAAAAAACATATGAAACAGGTTTGCTTTACAGACATTAGTCCTGTGATATATTTAGATAGCAATTTGAGAGTTAACCTgtcaaatattttgaattatgaAAAGTGACAAATTATTTAGTGGTCAACGTGCCTCTTGCAGTTTGCCATTtaaagacccccccccccccccattttcaAATTAATTGAAAAGTGTGCTGACCACGTAGTAATAGAATATGTTTGCTGTTGTAATGATGAGAGTACCGCACAAATAAGTAATAGCCTTTCCGTTCTCTGGCATGGTTAGCAATCACACTACACAGTACTGGGCCACTTTTCAAGTGGGCCAGGGCATGGTACATACCGATCACACTAGACAAACTTTGGGGATCAAACGTGGGGATCAAACGTGCTCGGGCAGGGTTCAGATCGCCAAGTGTGAGTAAATGAACCTCTGAGCATAGGAGCACCATGTTGCTTAGTTTAGTATCACAGATTTAAATCATCATCATATGGCATATGAATTATTGCATAAGTGTGTataaaatactcaaaataaaaCTAGTTGAAATGGGGGAAAGCATTGAACTCCAGATCGACTGAATGTTTAACAATCCAATGACCTATTTGGTTTGCTGAGCCTTAATGGGTCCTAATCTAAAATCTGCTTTAAATGCCATTTATCACACTGCTTTTCCTTTGGGCTGGTGAGCTTTACCTTTGTCTTTGTGTTTTCAGGGATTGCTGCAGCCACCATGTTTATGTCAGAAAAACAAATTGAGGTATCTGAGACCCAGCTGAGAGTGGCATTTGATGGTGACGCTGTTCTCTTCTCCGATGAGTCTGAGCGTATTTTTAAAGCCCACGGCCTGGACAAGTTCTTCGAGCATGAGAGGGAGAATGAAAACATATTGTTAGATCATGTATGCAATTTCCTTGTTACCCATTTGAACGGTTTAggtctgaaataaaatacagaGCAAATGGGAAATGCATGTTTAGAGGTGATGCATGTCATttttatatacataattatatatataatttatatatacactaccagtcaaaagttttaaCACATACTTTCCCATCAAAGAAAATGGGAAAGTgtctccaaacttttgactggtagtgtacacTCACGTGGAATATTCGTTGCacttttaaaacttattttactAAGATTTTAAAACTTTCTAGATAATAATATGCTGAAATATCTTACTTCACACCCTGACACCGCATTATTGGTATGAGTTTTGGGCGGGATGTTCAATGGCATATGGGTGGAGAATTTTATTTCGGCCACTAGTGGAGTACAAAATGACACACTTGACTTTTAAATAAGCTCCAAAAGCAGGACTGAGCGTCCTTGTTCTTCAGTTAAGTGGGTATGTGCTAAAATATACGTATATAATGTATCTGTCCACCTCACAGGGGCCGCTGAAGGGTTTCCTAGAATTGCTTGGGAAGCTTCAGAAGAAATTTTATGCTAAAGGCCACCGTCTGGACTGTCCCATCCGCACCTACCTCGTGACGGCCCGCAGTGCAGCCAGTTCAGGCATCCGTGCCTTAAAGACTCTCCGTGCCTGGG encodes the following:
- the nt5c1aa gene encoding 5'-nucleotidase, cytosolic IAa isoform X1, with the translated sequence MSLDPVQVMKGQDPMPNTCLPASNGDSKASWEDSKDIHENMGSTKKPKSGPVRRARKVEGGIFFPKPENAVTIAVSSRVLFRTEKEQKVFEEQGIEEYLRYQMEHENEPFAPGPAFPFVKALETVNTQLRELYPESEELFDLVLVTYNHAHVGVRLINTINHHNLFIERFVMTGGSSPIGYLKAWHTNLYLSADAEKVQEALAEGIAAATMFMSEKQIEVSETQLRVAFDGDAVLFSDESERIFKAHGLDKFFEHERENENILLDHGPLKGFLELLGKLQKKFYAKGHRLDCPIRTYLVTARSAASSGIRALKTLRAWGLEIDEALFLAGAPKGPMLEKIRPHIYFDDQMFHVEGAAEMGAIAAHVPYGVAQKYLSKKSSKTAK
- the nt5c1aa gene encoding 5'-nucleotidase, cytosolic IAa isoform X2; amino-acid sequence: MSLDPVQVMKGQDPMPNTCLPASNGDSKASWEDSKDIHENMGSTKKPKSPKPENAVTIAVSSRVLFRTEKEQKVFEEQGIEEYLRYQMEHENEPFAPGPAFPFVKALETVNTQLRELYPESEELFDLVLVTYNHAHVGVRLINTINHHNLFIERFVMTGGSSPIGYLKAWHTNLYLSADAEKVQEALAEGIAAATMFMSEKQIEVSETQLRVAFDGDAVLFSDESERIFKAHGLDKFFEHERENENILLDHGPLKGFLELLGKLQKKFYAKGHRLDCPIRTYLVTARSAASSGIRALKTLRAWGLEIDEALFLAGAPKGPMLEKIRPHIYFDDQMFHVEGAAEMGAIAAHVPYGVAQKYLSKKSSKTAK